A genomic window from Candidatus Bathyarchaeota archaeon includes:
- a CDS encoding carboxypeptidase regulatory-like domain-containing protein, whose translation MKTSLHVLLFTFWMCTVLFSAPIFGLPVNQEVPVTNQLQVNTISEGYILSTDSNYETYDRYYIENEKLYVWVWSSKLDPYNIGDHYCQLTLDKYVHKFYLNYDQNMSQPNSFTGSFDLSRLEKSGDWAVQIYLRTSPPKPETFEENDVIHVLEQAPQTHLLTVSSWPISDVIFTLNGTNWITQFSSSVKEAAYTIVMPPNVTVNKKTYDFLEWENGATLQTRTINLTDDRFVTAYYVAQNETFSSTITGIVTDNLGNPIPSAKVTIIETKNFTFTVSDPAGQYLFENLSEGIYTLKVEAEGYNTTLTALAVEPNNDHTQNFALSSATTKDEGGELEAWQIGLVVLTLIGATMLLMLWRSRKRFMKKIKKTEYKKSLEKVRLNASLQELKDLRQKGLLSEKAYEEMQKQLKEDLAKIMETKN comes from the coding sequence TTGAAAACATCGTTACACGTTTTACTGTTCACGTTCTGGATGTGTACCGTGTTGTTCTCAGCACCGATTTTTGGGTTACCTGTAAACCAAGAGGTGCCCGTTACAAATCAACTGCAGGTCAATACAATTTCTGAAGGATACATTCTGTCAACAGATTCTAATTACGAAACATATGACCGCTATTATATAGAAAACGAAAAACTTTACGTATGGGTTTGGTCTTCAAAGTTAGACCCATACAACATTGGTGACCATTATTGTCAACTCACTTTGGACAAGTATGTGCACAAATTTTACCTTAACTATGACCAGAACATGAGCCAACCCAACTCTTTCACTGGTTCGTTTGACTTGTCACGGTTAGAAAAATCAGGGGACTGGGCGGTTCAAATCTATTTGCGGACCTCACCACCTAAGCCAGAAACCTTTGAAGAAAACGATGTAATTCACGTTTTAGAGCAAGCTCCACAGACGCATCTGTTGACTGTTTCTTCATGGCCGATTTCCGATGTTATTTTCACCTTGAATGGGACAAATTGGATAACACAATTTTCCAGTTCGGTAAAAGAAGCAGCATATACTATTGTAATGCCCCCAAACGTAACTGTTAACAAAAAAACTTACGACTTTCTTGAATGGGAAAATGGAGCAACTTTACAAACCAGAACAATAAACCTGACTGATGATAGATTTGTTACAGCATATTATGTTGCTCAAAATGAAACGTTTAGTTCAACAATTACCGGAATAGTTACAGATAATCTGGGAAATCCAATCCCATCTGCAAAAGTCACAATTATAGAAACCAAAAATTTTACTTTCACTGTTTCAGATCCTGCTGGACAATACTTGTTTGAAAATCTATCTGAAGGCATTTACACCCTTAAAGTAGAAGCTGAAGGATACAACACAACTCTAACTGCTCTTGCTGTGGAACCCAATAATGATCATACACAAAATTTTGCACTAAGTTCAGCAACAACAAAAGACGAAGGCGGAGAATTAGAAGCATGGCAAATTGGCTTAGTTGTTCTGACATTGATTGGAGCAACTATGTTACTAATGTTGTGGAGAAGCCGAAAAAGATTCATGAAAAAAATCAAAAAAACAGAATACAAAAAGAGCCTCGAAAAAGTTAGATTAAATGCGAGTCTACAAGAGTTGAAAGACCTTCGTCAGAAAGGGCTCTTGAGTGAAAAAGCCTACGAAGAAATGCAAAAACAGTTGAAAGAAGACCTTGCAAAAATTATGGAAACAAAAAATTAA
- a CDS encoding tRNA (guanine(10)-N(2))-dimethyltransferase: MEFGFPTEKIQEGKTAIIVPKLSAYTKKASDYAPSKAPVFYNPVMELNRDFAVVALQAFQRMAERELYVSEPMTGCGLRGTRIAVEVEGIQKVVVNDINPLATKIAKYNAEINQVSKVFETATEDANLFLTKHAAPKQRFDYVDVDPFGTPVPYMDSALRSLRNGGMIALTATDMAPLCGVHPRACLRKYGGVPLRTEYCHELAVRLVSGCLVMMAAKHETGINVVFSHSNDHYVRVYATLKNGAKVSDNSIKQMGYILHCFSCLHREPSPGITASIKHACPNCGNKMNVAGPLWLGNIVDKKFCSSMVKEMEKRSFRQQKRLQKMLNLLQNEAEAPITYYRVDYICDKLNLPVPPQIKVLEKLNEKGYQAVLTHFNSRGFKTNTPSDKVTEIVTKLVT; the protein is encoded by the coding sequence TTGGAGTTTGGGTTCCCCACTGAAAAAATACAAGAAGGCAAAACAGCAATAATAGTGCCCAAACTTAGTGCTTACACAAAAAAAGCTTCAGATTACGCCCCATCCAAGGCTCCAGTTTTCTATAACCCAGTAATGGAACTTAACCGAGACTTTGCAGTTGTCGCACTTCAGGCTTTCCAAAGAATGGCTGAACGGGAACTGTACGTTTCTGAACCCATGACCGGATGCGGATTACGGGGCACAAGAATTGCAGTCGAAGTGGAAGGAATCCAAAAAGTAGTCGTTAACGACATTAACCCCCTTGCTACAAAGATTGCTAAATATAATGCAGAAATCAACCAAGTTTCAAAAGTTTTCGAAACAGCAACTGAAGACGCTAACCTTTTTCTCACTAAACATGCTGCACCTAAACAAAGGTTCGATTACGTTGACGTTGACCCTTTTGGCACCCCTGTTCCGTACATGGATTCTGCATTACGGTCCTTACGTAATGGAGGAATGATTGCATTAACTGCAACAGACATGGCTCCGTTATGTGGAGTTCATCCCCGGGCATGTTTACGAAAATATGGCGGAGTTCCGTTGCGAACAGAATACTGTCACGAACTGGCGGTACGCTTAGTTTCTGGATGCTTAGTGATGATGGCTGCAAAACACGAAACCGGAATCAACGTAGTATTCAGCCACAGCAACGACCATTATGTTCGAGTCTATGCAACCTTAAAAAACGGCGCCAAAGTCTCAGACAACAGCATAAAACAAATGGGATACATTTTACATTGTTTTTCATGCCTTCACCGAGAACCATCCCCAGGAATAACTGCCTCAATAAAACATGCATGCCCAAACTGTGGAAACAAAATGAACGTTGCAGGTCCCTTGTGGCTGGGCAATATTGTAGACAAAAAGTTTTGTTCGTCAATGGTTAAAGAAATGGAAAAACGAAGCTTCCGCCAACAAAAACGGCTACAAAAAATGTTAAACTTGCTTCAAAACGAAGCTGAAGCACCAATAACTTACTATCGCGTGGACTACATCTGTGATAAATTGAATTTACCGGTTCCACCTCAAATTAAGGTCCTAGAAAAATTGAATGAAAAGGGATACCAAGCTGTTTTAACCCATTTTAACAGCAGGGGATTCAAAACAAATACGCCATCAGATAAAGTGACTGAAATCGTAACAAAACTTGTAACGTAA
- a CDS encoding NTPase, with protein sequence MKRIILLTGPPCIGKSSVFHRTVNSLKQKGLKIGGMLSADIREGGSRVGFEIMDLSTGQKGWLAHINQFQGPKISKYTVNLVDLDVLGASAIVEAIQHGDVIAIDEVGPMELSSTAFSAALVQAIESNKPLLATIHCKSKHPLVENLKGRPDAEIVHVTYENRKTLHAGVSEKLTACLVPA encoded by the coding sequence TTGAAAAGGATTATACTTCTAACGGGGCCTCCATGTATTGGAAAGTCAAGTGTATTCCATCGGACAGTAAATAGTCTTAAACAGAAAGGTCTTAAAATCGGTGGCATGCTTAGCGCCGACATCCGGGAAGGTGGTTCGCGAGTAGGTTTTGAAATAATGGATTTGTCCACCGGACAAAAAGGATGGTTAGCGCACATAAATCAGTTTCAAGGTCCTAAAATCAGCAAATACACGGTTAACTTGGTTGACCTAGACGTGTTAGGTGCAAGTGCAATTGTTGAAGCTATTCAACATGGAGATGTAATTGCAATTGATGAGGTTGGCCCCATGGAGCTTTCTTCAACTGCTTTTAGTGCAGCTTTGGTTCAAGCTATCGAATCCAACAAACCGTTGTTGGCGACTATTCATTGTAAAAGTAAGCATCCTCTTGTTGAGAACCTTAAAGGAAGACCAGACGCTGAAATTGTCCATGTAACTTACGAGAATCGTAAAACCTTGCACGCAGGGGTTTCCGAGAAACTGACTGCCTGTTTGGTTCCCGCGTAA
- a CDS encoding fumarate hydratase C-terminal domain-containing protein, with protein sequence MAVYKFKTPISEEQVRNLKVNDVIYLTGTVVTARDSAHKRTLDYYNNQKQLPINLDGLAIFHCGPIVKKVNDEWTVVAAGPTTSSRMEPFTADFLKNFKVRVVIGKGGMGKKTVDAMKKYGAVYGAFTGGAAILAAKAIKQVKNVEWLDLGMPEALWTLEVKDFGPLIVAIDSHGNNLFDAVQNNAECKKQRIYEKLGL encoded by the coding sequence ATGGCAGTTTACAAATTTAAAACTCCAATCTCCGAAGAACAAGTCCGAAACCTCAAAGTAAACGACGTAATCTACCTTACTGGAACCGTAGTCACTGCAAGGGATTCAGCCCACAAACGAACACTCGACTATTATAATAACCAAAAACAACTGCCTATAAACTTGGATGGCTTGGCAATTTTTCATTGTGGACCCATAGTCAAAAAAGTCAACGACGAATGGACCGTTGTTGCTGCTGGTCCAACCACAAGTTCCCGCATGGAACCCTTTACAGCAGATTTTCTAAAGAACTTCAAAGTGCGTGTAGTAATCGGCAAAGGAGGCATGGGCAAAAAAACCGTTGATGCTATGAAAAAATATGGCGCAGTTTACGGAGCATTCACTGGAGGTGCCGCAATTCTGGCAGCCAAAGCCATAAAACAAGTCAAAAACGTCGAATGGCTTGACCTTGGCATGCCCGAAGCCCTGTGGACACTAGAAGTGAAAGACTTTGGACCCCTAATTGTAGCCATTGATTCTCACGGAAATAATCTCTTTGATGCTGTGCAAAACAATGCTGAATGTAAAAAACAAAGAATTTACGAAAAACTCGGATTATAA
- the radA gene encoding DNA repair and recombination protein RadA, with protein MTEETPKKNKKFETLEDLGLGTTMAKKLREMGLNTVESLGMATVKELEQIGINKKTANELIRKARLSMPFQFIRGDELVKMRKNILQLTTGSKMLDKLLGGGIESQSITEFYGEYGSGKSQICHQLCVNVQLPPEQGGLGGASLYIDTENTFRTERIFQMAKNFGLDPEETIRNIIYAEAFTSDHQMFLLENADKIIKENGIRLIVVDSLTSHFRSEYMGREMLQERQQKLNKHMHMLIRLSRAFNAVAVVTNQVMSKPDVFFGEAVHPVGGHIVAHTSHTRVFLRKSARGPVRIARLVSSPHLPEGEGVFKVTERGIEDVNTNDGEN; from the coding sequence ATGACCGAAGAAACGCCCAAAAAAAATAAAAAATTCGAAACTTTAGAAGACCTTGGCCTAGGAACAACCATGGCAAAAAAACTTCGGGAAATGGGGTTGAACACGGTAGAATCTCTTGGAATGGCTACTGTCAAAGAACTTGAGCAAATAGGAATCAACAAAAAAACCGCCAACGAATTAATCCGTAAAGCCCGTTTAAGCATGCCTTTTCAGTTCATCAGGGGTGATGAACTAGTAAAAATGCGCAAAAACATTTTACAGTTAACAACTGGAAGCAAAATGCTTGACAAACTCTTGGGGGGCGGCATTGAATCCCAGTCAATTACAGAATTTTACGGAGAATACGGAAGCGGAAAAAGCCAGATTTGCCACCAGTTGTGCGTGAATGTTCAATTGCCCCCTGAACAAGGGGGTTTAGGTGGTGCCTCTCTGTATATCGATACCGAAAATACATTCAGGACTGAACGAATTTTTCAGATGGCAAAAAATTTTGGGTTAGACCCCGAAGAAACTATCCGGAACATAATTTATGCAGAAGCTTTTACGTCAGATCATCAGATGTTCTTGTTAGAAAACGCAGATAAAATAATCAAAGAAAACGGAATCCGACTGATTGTTGTGGATTCGTTGACTTCCCATTTTAGAAGTGAATATATGGGCAGAGAAATGCTTCAAGAACGCCAACAAAAACTAAACAAACACATGCACATGCTGATTCGCTTATCCCGAGCATTTAATGCTGTGGCTGTAGTAACAAATCAGGTTATGTCTAAACCTGACGTATTCTTCGGAGAAGCAGTGCATCCCGTGGGCGGACACATAGTTGCCCATACTAGTCACACACGGGTTTTTCTACGAAAATCTGCCCGTGGACCAGTAAGAATCGCACGTCTAGTTTCAAGCCCCCACCTACCCGAGGGCGAAGGAGTTTTCAAAGTTACCGAAAGAGGAATAGAGGACGTTAACACAAATGATGGAGAGAATTAA
- a CDS encoding thioredoxin domain-containing protein, which yields MTKTPVLWLPWNPESLQTAKQADKPILLDISAVWCHWCHVMDEKTYSDRTVAKLINDKFVPIRVDRDQRPDIDKRYNMGGWPSTVFLTPEGEILTGGTYIPALQMATMLDYVSELYQNNKDDLLKKIQEQKNEQTTQYPVTPDAGNEELPLVIDDLLLDIASRFDSVHGGFGEAPKFPHSEALRLALLEHFLRGHEALLTIVKKTLSAMADGGIYDKEENGFFRYSTTRDWRMPHYEKMCEDNAKLLVNYLEAFQVTGEQKFKETAHGILTYVTSKLSDQQNGGFYGSQDADEIYYKLNLFERQTKTPPTIDKTLFVNWNAMMASSYLLASVVLEEPTYEKYALKTVNMLLETAFSPKEGMSHFIIDKKANLSGLLTDQVFMLKCLIDCYQFTADRKFLAYAQKLAQFMMEKLWDSSGGFYDKPKDPNAFGALKRSDKPLEENSVASEAFLRLYQLTGNTKFLEVAKKSLEQFVSVAKKYGFMASGYGLAVELYLRPVQVHIIGDIKDSQTQKLRKQSLKTYNPLKTIETIHPILDGDRLKVLSYPIPKKATAYVCSEGKCTSTTNPNEITDKIRA from the coding sequence GTGACAAAAACCCCTGTATTGTGGTTACCCTGGAATCCTGAATCACTGCAGACGGCAAAACAGGCAGATAAACCAATTTTGTTAGACATCAGTGCAGTGTGGTGCCATTGGTGCCATGTTATGGACGAAAAAACGTATTCTGACCGCACAGTTGCTAAATTAATTAACGACAAGTTTGTTCCCATCCGAGTGGACCGTGACCAGCGCCCTGATATCGATAAACGATACAACATGGGAGGATGGCCTAGCACAGTTTTTTTGACCCCAGAAGGGGAAATCCTGACTGGTGGCACTTATATTCCGGCGTTGCAGATGGCAACGATGCTGGATTATGTTAGCGAATTGTACCAAAACAACAAGGATGATTTATTAAAGAAAATACAAGAACAAAAAAACGAGCAAACAACTCAGTATCCTGTAACTCCAGATGCAGGCAACGAAGAGTTACCTTTGGTTATTGATGATTTACTTTTAGATATTGCTTCAAGGTTTGATTCCGTCCATGGAGGGTTTGGAGAAGCTCCAAAGTTTCCCCACAGCGAAGCCCTGAGGTTAGCTTTGTTAGAACATTTTCTTCGGGGTCATGAAGCTTTGTTAACAATCGTTAAAAAAACCCTTAGTGCAATGGCTGATGGGGGCATCTACGACAAAGAGGAAAATGGATTTTTCCGTTATTCCACAACTCGGGATTGGCGTATGCCCCATTACGAAAAAATGTGTGAAGACAACGCTAAACTTTTGGTCAACTACTTAGAAGCGTTTCAAGTTACAGGCGAACAAAAATTCAAAGAAACTGCCCACGGAATTTTAACATATGTCACCAGCAAATTAAGTGACCAACAAAACGGGGGATTCTACGGCAGCCAAGACGCTGACGAAATATATTATAAATTGAATTTGTTTGAACGCCAAACCAAGACCCCACCGACAATTGACAAAACCTTGTTTGTAAATTGGAATGCCATGATGGCTTCTTCGTATTTGCTCGCTTCGGTGGTTCTTGAAGAGCCAACATATGAAAAGTATGCTTTAAAGACTGTAAATATGTTGTTAGAAACGGCTTTCAGTCCGAAAGAAGGAATGAGCCACTTCATTATTGATAAAAAAGCCAATCTTTCAGGTCTTTTAACCGATCAAGTGTTTATGCTAAAATGTTTGATTGACTGCTATCAATTTACTGCTGATCGAAAGTTTTTGGCTTATGCACAAAAGCTTGCCCAGTTCATGATGGAAAAACTTTGGGATTCATCGGGTGGTTTCTACGATAAACCCAAAGATCCAAATGCTTTTGGGGCATTGAAAAGGTCGGATAAACCTTTGGAAGAAAACAGTGTAGCATCAGAAGCATTTTTAAGGCTTTATCAGTTAACAGGCAACACAAAATTTTTGGAAGTAGCCAAAAAAAGTTTGGAACAATTTGTTTCAGTTGCTAAAAAGTATGGGTTCATGGCCTCCGGATATGGCTTAGCGGTTGAGTTGTATCTTCGTCCCGTTCAAGTGCACATAATCGGTGACATTAAAGATTCTCAAACCCAGAAATTAAGAAAACAAAGTCTGAAAACCTATAACCCCCTAAAAACTATTGAAACAATACACCCCATTTTAGATGGCGACCGGTTGAAAGTTTTGAGTTATCCCATACCCAAAAAGGCAACAGCCTACGTGTGTTCAGAAGGAAAATGCACTTCAACAACAAATCCCAATGAAATTACTGATAAGATAAGGGCGTAA
- the nth gene encoding endonuclease III, producing the protein MVEQTFNETEQDKKERTEKIIEILEKEYPEAKTSLYYQNPLEILVATILSAQCTDKRVNIVTKSLFKKYRTAQDYANADLSELEQDIKSTGFYRNKAKNIKKTGWMLVEKYDSKVPQTMEELIKLPGVARKTANIVLSNAYGVIVGIAVDTHVRRIAKRLGLTLNTNPDKIEADLMQIVPKEYWKRVTNLIIFHGRKVCTARNPKCNLCSLNKLCPSAFNI; encoded by the coding sequence GTGGTCGAACAAACATTTAATGAAACAGAGCAGGACAAAAAAGAAAGAACTGAAAAAATTATCGAAATACTAGAAAAAGAATACCCCGAAGCAAAGACGTCTTTGTATTACCAGAATCCTCTTGAAATTTTGGTTGCTACGATTCTTTCTGCCCAATGTACAGACAAACGGGTGAATATTGTTACAAAATCGCTGTTCAAGAAGTATCGAACAGCACAAGATTACGCGAATGCTGATTTATCTGAACTTGAACAAGACATCAAATCCACGGGTTTTTACCGAAATAAAGCAAAAAATATTAAAAAAACGGGTTGGATGCTCGTAGAAAAATATGATTCTAAAGTTCCCCAGACAATGGAAGAGTTAATTAAACTTCCAGGGGTCGCTCGAAAAACTGCTAACATAGTTTTGTCAAACGCTTACGGAGTTATTGTAGGAATCGCTGTAGATACTCACGTTCGCAGAATTGCTAAACGGCTTGGGTTAACTTTAAACACCAATCCCGACAAAATTGAAGCAGACCTAATGCAGATTGTTCCCAAAGAATACTGGAAACGGGTAACTAACCTGATAATATTTCATGGAAGAAAAGTCTGCACTGCAAGAAACCCCAAATGCAACCTGTGCAGCTTGAACAAGCTTTGTCCTTCAGCGTTTAATATCTAG
- a CDS encoding DsrE/DsrF/DrsH-like family protein, with amino-acid sequence MTEKKKMALVIHSGTVDKLFCAFTLASTAAIMDMEVHLYFTFWGLNMLKQGAMDKAGLSATYKEYEPMMQTKLKEMNYPTPYEMLKRMKATGNVKIYACSPTMEMFGVTKETLIPEVDKIAGATAFLDIAADADISMVI; translated from the coding sequence ATGACCGAAAAAAAGAAAATGGCATTAGTCATACACAGCGGCACCGTAGACAAACTATTTTGTGCCTTCACATTAGCTTCCACAGCAGCAATCATGGACATGGAAGTGCACCTTTACTTCACGTTTTGGGGACTGAACATGCTCAAACAAGGAGCCATGGACAAAGCTGGACTTTCTGCAACATACAAAGAATACGAACCAATGATGCAAACCAAACTCAAAGAAATGAACTACCCCACCCCCTACGAAATGCTCAAACGTATGAAAGCAACCGGAAACGTCAAAATCTACGCCTGTAGCCCAACCATGGAAATGTTCGGAGTGACAAAAGAAACCCTCATCCCAGAAGTCGACAAAATCGCAGGGGCAACAGCTTTCCTAGACATAGCAGCAGACGCAGACATCTCAATGGTAATATAA
- a CDS encoding winged helix-turn-helix transcriptional regulator yields the protein MSVRVRPLKYLLGWLIAGSRGGLTRAKIIEILHEQPQNANQLAASVEMDYRTIRHHLKVLEKNRLITSTGDGYANTYFLSVDLEENFSLFEEIVNKLWKKQKREKKK from the coding sequence ATGTCTGTTCGGGTCCGCCCTTTGAAGTACTTGCTTGGTTGGCTTATTGCAGGAAGTAGGGGTGGATTAACTCGTGCAAAGATAATTGAAATCCTGCATGAGCAACCTCAGAATGCGAACCAATTGGCAGCTTCAGTTGAAATGGATTACCGAACAATACGGCATCACCTGAAAGTTTTAGAAAAAAACAGGTTAATCACTTCCACAGGGGACGGATACGCTAACACGTATTTTTTGTCTGTTGATTTGGAAGAAAATTTCAGTTTATTCGAGGAGATTGTGAATAAATTATGGAAAAAACAAAAAAGGGAGAAAAAGAAGTGA
- a CDS encoding fumarate hydratase, with amino-acid sequence MPEQVVENVAVKLLQLAVTKLPSDVKESLERAYSQETSVAKSQLKAILDNIELAEKTCAPMCQDTGIIIFYVKAGNEICGLDIIESALLNATLRATKEIPLRPNAVNPFTQKNTGDNTGRYVPFINWEIVPGNSLEITVLPKGGGSENVSALGMLSPSEGVKGLKKFVVDTVIKAGAKPCPPTVLGVAVGGGADIAMKLAKKALLTPINQANPDPELAKLEQELLEAVNSTGIGPMGLGGKTTVLGVKLDYAYRHPASYPVAVVVQCCAARRATARIDSDGKVEYLTHKVT; translated from the coding sequence GTGCCAGAACAAGTTGTGGAAAACGTAGCCGTTAAACTTTTGCAACTGGCGGTCACCAAACTACCTTCAGATGTCAAAGAATCTTTGGAACGGGCATATTCGCAAGAAACTTCTGTTGCGAAATCTCAGCTTAAAGCAATACTGGACAACATTGAGTTAGCAGAAAAAACGTGCGCTCCCATGTGCCAAGATACGGGAATAATAATTTTTTACGTCAAAGCAGGAAACGAGATATGTGGATTGGACATAATTGAGTCTGCCCTGCTTAATGCTACCTTGCGGGCAACTAAAGAAATTCCTTTGCGGCCAAATGCTGTTAATCCTTTCACCCAAAAAAACACTGGAGACAACACTGGTAGATATGTTCCATTCATTAACTGGGAAATTGTTCCGGGAAACAGCCTAGAAATTACAGTTTTGCCCAAAGGCGGAGGTTCAGAAAACGTTTCAGCTTTGGGAATGCTCAGTCCCAGTGAAGGGGTTAAAGGTCTCAAAAAATTTGTCGTAGACACCGTAATCAAGGCGGGAGCCAAACCTTGTCCTCCTACCGTTTTAGGGGTAGCCGTTGGGGGGGGAGCTGATATTGCCATGAAACTTGCCAAAAAAGCCCTGTTAACCCCAATAAATCAGGCAAACCCTGACCCTGAATTGGCTAAACTAGAACAAGAACTCCTAGAAGCTGTGAACTCTACAGGTATTGGACCCATGGGATTAGGCGGAAAAACAACCGTTTTGGGTGTTAAACTTGATTACGCCTATCGGCATCCTGCATCGTATCCTGTAGCAGTAGTTGTGCAATGCTGCGCAGCCCGAAGAGCCACCGCCCGAATAGATTCTGACGGAAAAGTTGAGTATCTAACCCACAAGGTGACATAA
- a CDS encoding class I SAM-dependent methyltransferase: MFQLSYWERRYKQGGTSGEGSVDESRDWKWKIIDEEVNIVENVVDVGCGDLTFWLGRDCKNYTGIDISETILKKNKATRPQWKFIHSSSDRFIENLKAPIVFCFDMLFHIMDEDSFVKTVDNVCRYSSKYLFIYTWKKNPFSRSNALRRLFKKRNLGYLKYLFFPSTTDTKYQYFRSFDDYMSIFEKNNFQRLKEHEYPDKVGCMYVFKKLDS, translated from the coding sequence ATGTTTCAACTTAGTTACTGGGAAAGAAGATACAAACAAGGTGGAACAAGTGGAGAAGGCTCTGTTGACGAATCTAGAGATTGGAAATGGAAAATTATTGATGAAGAAGTAAATATAGTTGAAAATGTTGTTGATGTGGGTTGTGGAGACCTTACTTTTTGGCTAGGTCGAGATTGCAAAAATTATACAGGAATAGACATCTCTGAAACAATTTTGAAGAAAAACAAAGCTACTCGTCCTCAATGGAAGTTTATTCATTCCTCTTCAGATAGGTTTATTGAAAACCTCAAAGCTCCAATTGTGTTCTGTTTTGATATGTTATTTCACATCATGGATGAAGATTCATTTGTTAAAACTGTTGATAATGTGTGTCGCTATTCTTCAAAATATTTGTTCATTTACACTTGGAAGAAAAATCCCTTTTCTCGTTCAAACGCATTGCGGAGACTGTTTAAAAAACGAAATTTAGGTTATTTAAAATACCTCTTTTTTCCCTCCACAACAGACACCAAATACCAGTATTTCAGGTCGTTTGATGATTACATGAGTATATTTGAAAAAAATAATTTTCAAAGGTTAAAAGAGCATGAATATCCTGACAAAGTAGGATGTATGTATGTTTTCAAAAAATTAGATTCCTAA
- a CDS encoding 4Fe-4S binding protein, with translation MVLRNIVQIDEKKCNGCGLCIPACAEGAIQIIDGKARLVKDMYCDGLGACLGKCPQDAITIIQREADQFDEEAAQEHVQATKKTSTTPDQPIGCPSAQPMQFDTQQPTKAVTAKQKSSLTTWPVQLKLLPPYAPFLKNADLLIAADCVPFAYANFHQDMLQNKVLTVGCPKLDDVSLYRNKLAEIFRTANIQSVTVVNMEVPCCFGLKRLVEEAMELSGKHVPLSQKTISIKGEILSQSNN, from the coding sequence ATGGTTCTAAGAAACATCGTTCAAATAGACGAAAAAAAATGCAACGGCTGTGGGCTATGCATACCAGCATGTGCTGAAGGAGCGATCCAAATAATTGACGGAAAAGCCCGGCTCGTCAAAGATATGTACTGCGACGGACTAGGAGCATGTTTGGGAAAATGCCCCCAAGACGCTATAACCATAATTCAACGAGAGGCTGACCAATTTGACGAAGAAGCAGCTCAAGAACATGTTCAAGCAACCAAAAAAACTTCAACTACACCTGATCAACCTATTGGTTGCCCGTCTGCACAACCGATGCAATTTGATACCCAACAGCCAACTAAAGCAGTTACAGCAAAGCAAAAATCAAGCTTAACTACGTGGCCAGTGCAACTCAAACTGTTGCCCCCATATGCGCCTTTCCTTAAAAATGCAGATTTGCTAATAGCTGCAGACTGTGTTCCCTTTGCGTACGCAAATTTTCATCAAGACATGTTACAAAACAAGGTTCTTACCGTAGGATGCCCTAAACTAGACGATGTAAGCCTTTACCGTAACAAGTTAGCTGAAATTTTCCGCACCGCAAACATACAAAGCGTTACCGTGGTGAACATGGAAGTTCCCTGCTGTTTCGGATTAAAACGGCTGGTTGAAGAAGCCATGGAACTTTCTGGAAAACATGTCCCGTTAAGCCAAAAAACAATCAGCATTAAAGGAGAAATCCTTTCACAATCAAATAATTAG
- a CDS encoding phosphohydrolase encodes MEKSPETCPGIKNFLRPKPEFIQCPNCAGTVEIWSDEETAECDICGQTVSRPEKVQSCLDWCEFADKCRAIIEAKKH; translated from the coding sequence ATGGAAAAATCCCCCGAAACTTGTCCGGGAATCAAAAATTTTCTTCGCCCTAAACCTGAATTCATCCAGTGCCCAAACTGCGCTGGAACAGTAGAAATCTGGAGCGACGAAGAAACAGCAGAATGCGATATCTGCGGACAAACAGTAAGCAGACCCGAAAAAGTGCAGTCTTGTTTAGACTGGTGTGAATTCGCAGACAAATGCCGGGCAATAATTGAGGCTAAAAAACATTAA